One window of the Klebsiella oxytoca genome contains the following:
- the rplY gene encoding 50S ribosomal protein L25, which produces MFTINAEVRKEQGKGASRRLRAANKFPAIIYGGEAAPVAIELDHDKVWNMQNNAEFYSEVLTIVVDGKEEKVKAQAVQRHPFKPKLSHIDFVRA; this is translated from the coding sequence ATGTTTACTATCAACGCAGAAGTACGTAAAGAGCAGGGTAAGGGTGCGAGCCGCCGCCTGCGTGCAGCTAACAAATTCCCGGCCATCATCTATGGCGGCGAAGCTGCGCCAGTAGCAATCGAACTGGATCACGACAAAGTGTGGAACATGCAGAACAACGCTGAGTTCTACAGTGAAGTTCTGACCATCGTTGTTGATGGCAAAGAAGAAAAAGTTAAAGCTCAGGCTGTTCAGCGTCACCCGTTCAAGCCGAAGCTGTCCCACATCGACTTCGTTCGCGCTTGA
- a CDS encoding NUDIX domain-containing protein, with the protein MHADAPRVRHIRETLLSDNWYTLKKYTFELLRRDGRWQEQSREAYDRGNGAVILLYNREKQTVVLVRQFRFPVWINGHDGFLIEAAAGLLDNASPEARIVTEAEEETGFRVTRIEPVFTAYMSPGSVTEKLYFFIAEYSADDRRSDGGGLATEGEDIEVLEWPLEQALEAIRRGEIVDAKTIMLLQHLALNASTLLSR; encoded by the coding sequence ATGCACGCTGATGCACCGCGCGTTCGCCATATCCGCGAAACGCTATTATCGGACAACTGGTACACGCTCAAGAAATATACCTTTGAACTATTGCGCCGTGACGGGCGCTGGCAGGAGCAGAGTCGGGAAGCTTACGATCGCGGCAACGGCGCGGTGATCCTGCTCTACAATCGTGAAAAGCAAACGGTAGTGCTGGTCCGTCAGTTTCGCTTTCCGGTATGGATTAACGGTCATGATGGATTTTTGATCGAAGCCGCCGCAGGACTGCTGGATAACGCTTCTCCGGAAGCGCGTATCGTTACCGAAGCCGAAGAAGAGACCGGTTTTCGCGTCACCCGGATTGAGCCGGTATTTACTGCTTACATGAGCCCCGGTTCGGTGACGGAGAAGCTTTACTTTTTCATCGCTGAATACTCTGCCGACGATCGGCGCAGTGACGGTGGCGGCCTGGCGACGGAAGGAGAGGATATTGAAGTACTGGAGTGGCCGCTGGAGCAGGCTCTGGAGGCTATACGCCGCGGGGAAATCGTCGATGCGAAAACGATTATGTTGTTACAGCATCTGGCGCTGAATGCATCAACCTTGTTATCCCGTTAA